In one window of Streptomyces roseofulvus DNA:
- a CDS encoding DUF1330 domain-containing protein, translating into MTAYAMANLSPKPVLDPEVLTYMEGIQATLDPFGGRFLVHGAPRREVLEGAWPGAVVLIAFPSYEEARAWYDSEPYQALLPLRTRHMAGDVLLVDGTPEGYAPAATAAALRAAYSAGATPIGQETPVPPMPQ; encoded by the coding sequence ATGACCGCATACGCGATGGCGAACCTGAGCCCGAAGCCCGTCCTCGACCCCGAGGTGCTCACCTATATGGAGGGGATCCAGGCCACCCTGGACCCCTTCGGCGGACGCTTCCTCGTGCACGGCGCACCCCGGCGGGAGGTGCTCGAAGGGGCCTGGCCGGGCGCCGTCGTCCTCATCGCCTTCCCGTCGTACGAGGAGGCGAGGGCCTGGTACGACTCCGAGCCGTACCAGGCCCTGCTGCCCCTGCGGACCCGCCACATGGCGGGCGACGTGCTGCTGGTCGACGGCACCCCGGAGGGGTACGCGCCGGCCGCGACCGCCGCGGCCCTGCGCGCGGCCTACTCCGCCGGCGCCACCCCGATCGGGCAGGAGACGCCCGTGCCGCCGATGCCGCAGTAG
- the msrA gene encoding peptide-methionine (S)-S-oxide reductase MsrA produces the protein MFLSRTPVLPAPEQALRGRPEPEFSVPERHTVLGNPLLGPYPEGLETADFGLGCFWGAERKFWQTDGVWTTLVGYQGGYTPNPTYEEVCSGLTGHTEVVRVVFDPAKVSYETLLKVFWESHDPTQGFRQGNDVGTQYRSAVYTHSPAQAETAEASRAAYQKVLNASGYGEITTAVLPADDRPFYPAEAYHQQYLDKNPAGYCGIGGTGVSCPIGVAPAE, from the coding sequence ATGTTCCTGTCCCGCACCCCCGTCCTGCCCGCCCCGGAGCAGGCCCTGCGCGGCCGCCCGGAGCCGGAGTTCTCCGTGCCCGAGCGGCACACGGTGCTCGGCAACCCGCTGCTCGGGCCGTACCCGGAGGGCCTGGAGACGGCCGACTTCGGGCTCGGCTGCTTCTGGGGCGCCGAGCGAAAGTTCTGGCAGACCGACGGCGTCTGGACGACGCTCGTCGGCTACCAGGGCGGTTACACGCCGAACCCGACGTACGAGGAGGTCTGCTCGGGCCTCACCGGGCACACCGAGGTCGTCCGGGTCGTCTTCGACCCGGCGAAGGTGTCGTACGAGACGCTGCTGAAGGTCTTCTGGGAGTCCCACGACCCGACCCAGGGCTTCCGCCAGGGCAACGACGTGGGCACCCAGTACCGCTCGGCCGTCTACACCCACTCCCCCGCCCAGGCGGAGACGGCGGAGGCGTCCCGCGCCGCCTACCAGAAGGTGCTGAACGCCTCCGGCTACGGTGAGATCACCACCGCCGTCCTCCCGGCCGACGACCGCCCGTTCTACCCGGCGGAGGCGTACCACCAGCAGTACCTGGACAAGAACCCGGCCGGCTACTGCGGCATCGGCGGCACGGGCGTCTCCTGCCCGATCGGGGTGGCGCCGGCGGAGTAG
- a CDS encoding cystathionine gamma-synthase translates to MSDQHSHQNFETRAIHAGNTADPLTGAVVPPIYQVSTYKQDGVGGLRGGYEYSRSANPTRTALEENLAALEGGRRGLAFASGLAAEDCLLRTLLVPGDHVVIPNDAYGGTFRLFAKVVQRWGVDFSVADTSDIASVRGAINDRTKLIWVETPSNPLLGITDIEAVAGVARQAGVKLVVDNTFASPYLQQPLALGADVVVHSLTKYMGGHSDVVGGALIAADAELGEELAYHQNAMGAVAGPFDSWIVLRGIKTLAVRMDRHGENATKVADFLTRHPKVTQVLYPGLAEHPGHEIAAKQMRSFGGMISFRVEGGEEAAVGVCNRAKLFTLGESLGGVESLIEHPGRMTHASVAGSALEVPADLVRLSVGIENADDLIADLREALG, encoded by the coding sequence ATGAGCGACCAGCACAGCCACCAGAACTTCGAGACCCGCGCCATCCACGCGGGCAACACCGCCGACCCGCTGACCGGCGCGGTCGTCCCGCCCATCTACCAGGTGTCCACCTACAAGCAGGACGGTGTGGGCGGGCTCCGCGGCGGCTACGAGTACAGCCGCAGCGCCAATCCGACCCGTACGGCCCTGGAGGAGAACCTGGCGGCCCTGGAGGGCGGCCGGCGCGGACTCGCCTTCGCCTCCGGCCTGGCCGCCGAGGACTGCCTGCTGCGCACGCTGCTCGTGCCCGGCGACCACGTGGTGATCCCCAACGACGCGTACGGCGGCACCTTCCGGCTCTTCGCCAAGGTCGTCCAGCGCTGGGGCGTGGACTTCTCCGTCGCCGACACCTCGGACATCGCGTCCGTGCGCGGCGCGATCAACGACCGCACCAAGCTGATCTGGGTCGAGACCCCCTCCAACCCGCTGCTCGGCATCACCGACATCGAGGCCGTCGCGGGCGTCGCCCGCCAGGCCGGGGTGAAGCTGGTCGTCGACAACACCTTCGCCTCGCCCTACCTCCAGCAGCCGCTGGCGCTCGGCGCGGACGTCGTCGTCCACTCCCTCACCAAGTACATGGGCGGCCACTCGGACGTCGTCGGCGGCGCCCTGATCGCGGCGGACGCCGAGCTCGGCGAGGAGCTGGCGTACCACCAGAACGCGATGGGCGCGGTGGCCGGTCCGTTCGACTCGTGGATCGTGCTGCGGGGCATCAAGACCCTCGCCGTCCGCATGGACCGGCACGGCGAGAACGCCACCAAGGTCGCCGACTTCCTCACCCGGCACCCGAAGGTGACGCAGGTGCTCTACCCGGGCCTCGCCGAGCACCCGGGCCACGAGATCGCGGCCAAGCAGATGCGCTCCTTCGGCGGCATGATCTCCTTCCGCGTCGAGGGCGGCGAGGAGGCGGCGGTCGGCGTCTGCAACCGCGCGAAGCTCTTCACCCTGGGCGAGTCCCTCGGCGGCGTCGAGTCGCTGATCGAGCACCCGGGCCGGATGACGCACGCCAGCGTCGCCGGTTCCGCCCTGGAGGTCCCGGCCGACCTGGTCCGCCTCTCGGTGGGCATCGAGAACGCCGACGACCTGATCGCGGACCTGCGCGAGGCGCTGGGCTGA
- a CDS encoding DUF1059 domain-containing protein, producing the protein MTRKAADCRDTPSVSGCSLYISGEEEEVVRAATEHAVSVHEHQDTQELRDEVRASLKDALPGT; encoded by the coding sequence ATGACCAGGAAAGCCGCCGACTGCCGCGACACGCCGAGCGTGTCGGGCTGCTCGCTCTACATCTCGGGCGAGGAGGAGGAAGTGGTCCGCGCCGCGACCGAGCACGCGGTCTCCGTCCACGAGCACCAGGACACCCAGGAGCTGCGCGACGAGGTCAGGGCGAGCCTGAAGGACGCGCTGCCCGGGACCTGA
- a CDS encoding sigma factor-like helix-turn-helix DNA-binding protein: MGKRTRSEHAARAGEFDAFVAGAAGRLLHVATLLTAETRARNPSAHALLTAALAHTYAVLDRGGDEDPYALTRDELALRFARTAWRHRTGRGGVLGVLTPAERLVLVLRLYEGVPEEQTAALLGLPEARIRAVCARAVARLRAPGGSREAA, translated from the coding sequence CCGCCCGCGCCGGGGAGTTCGACGCCTTCGTGGCGGGCGCGGCGGGGCGGCTGCTGCACGTCGCCACGCTGCTCACCGCCGAGACCCGGGCCCGGAACCCGTCCGCGCACGCCCTGTTGACCGCCGCCCTCGCCCACACCTACGCGGTGCTCGACCGGGGCGGCGACGAGGACCCGTACGCGCTCACCCGGGACGAGCTCGCCCTCCGCTTCGCACGCACCGCCTGGCGGCACCGCACCGGCCGCGGCGGGGTCCTCGGCGTCCTCACCCCCGCCGAGCGGCTGGTGCTGGTGCTGCGGCTGTACGAGGGCGTGCCCGAGGAGCAGACCGCCGCGCTGCTCGGGCTCCCGGAGGCCCGGATCCGGGCGGTGTGCGCCCGCGCGGTGGCCCGGCTGCGGGCACCGGGCGGATCGAGGGAGGCCGCGTGA